Proteins encoded within one genomic window of Solidesulfovibrio sp.:
- a CDS encoding DUF362 domain-containing protein has translation MTDDPRQEPAKVYFADLRARAANKNRTAKIKKLFEAAGFADTVAKGDLTAIKVHFGERGCDTHISPSHARTVVELVKARGGKPFVTDTNTLYSGSRHNAVDHLATAVEHGFDYAVLGAPVVIADGLDSSNVIEVEIAGKHFRKVKIAGDIVRADGLMVLSHFKGHELAGFGGAVKNLAMGCAPRAGKQDQHCVRFAVDLKKCIGCGECVAVCPVGAAALHGKKALIEKSLCIGCGECLTVCPKKAMRIDWHTEIVPFMERLVEYALGAVTGKAGKTAFLNFLTNVTPDCDCVPWSDAPIVPDIGFLASTDPVALDRACLDLVNEQAACPDCKLEHGLATGEDKFTALWKWTRGDVTFVHGQAVGLGRPRYELVRIE, from the coding sequence ATGACGGATGATCCCAGGCAAGAGCCCGCCAAAGTCTATTTCGCCGACCTGCGCGCCCGGGCGGCCAACAAGAACCGCACGGCGAAAATCAAGAAGCTCTTCGAGGCGGCGGGATTTGCCGACACCGTGGCCAAGGGCGACCTGACGGCCATCAAGGTCCATTTCGGCGAGCGCGGCTGCGACACCCACATAAGCCCCAGCCACGCCCGTACCGTGGTGGAGCTGGTCAAGGCCCGGGGCGGCAAGCCCTTCGTCACCGACACCAACACCCTCTATTCCGGCAGCCGCCACAACGCCGTGGACCACCTGGCCACGGCCGTGGAACACGGCTTCGACTACGCCGTGCTCGGCGCGCCGGTGGTCATCGCCGACGGCCTGGACAGCAGCAACGTCATCGAGGTGGAAATCGCCGGCAAGCATTTCCGGAAGGTGAAAATCGCCGGCGACATCGTGCGCGCCGACGGGCTTATGGTCCTGTCGCACTTCAAGGGCCACGAGCTGGCCGGCTTCGGCGGCGCGGTCAAAAACCTGGCCATGGGCTGCGCCCCCCGGGCCGGCAAGCAGGACCAGCACTGCGTGCGCTTCGCCGTGGACCTCAAAAAATGCATCGGCTGTGGCGAGTGCGTGGCCGTGTGTCCGGTTGGTGCGGCGGCCTTGCACGGCAAGAAGGCCCTCATCGAAAAAAGCCTGTGCATCGGCTGCGGCGAATGCCTGACGGTGTGCCCCAAAAAAGCCATGCGCATCGACTGGCACACGGAAATCGTGCCGTTCATGGAACGCCTGGTGGAATACGCCCTGGGCGCGGTGACGGGAAAGGCCGGCAAGACGGCGTTTCTCAATTTCCTGACCAACGTCACCCCGGACTGCGACTGCGTGCCCTGGTCCGACGCGCCCATCGTGCCGGACATCGGCTTTCTGGCCTCCACCGACCCGGTGGCCCTGGATCGGGCCTGCCTCGACCTGGTCAACGAGCAGGCCGCCTGCCCGGACTGCAAGCTCGAACACGGCCTGGCCACGGGCGAGGACAAGTTCACCGCCCTGTGGAAATGGACGCGCGGCGATGTGACCTTCGTCCACGGCCAGGCCGTGGGCCTGGGCAGGCCGCGCTACGAACTGGTGCGCATCGAGTAG
- a CDS encoding c-type cytochrome gives MEYPVWQLSAFGGGFWIIVIAVLHVYVAHFAVGGGLFLVLTERKARRLGSKPLLDYLHRHTRFFLLLTMVFGGLSGVGIWLTISVLSPQATLTLVRTFAWGWATEWAFFAGEIAALLVYYYGFDRLDAKTHLRVGWLYFLFAFLSLFTVNGIIGFMLTPGDWPVTHDFWDGFFNPTFWPSLVLRSALALLLAGLFGFATALGIPDAKARETMLRGACRWVVACAPVLLLSGWWYVGVLPEAVRDFVLRRSGEIAAWRTSYPFLLVALAAGAMALVTGLPLPLRRALTVILLVLGLGLVGTFETIREAARKPWLVHGQIWSTDIRPGQAAPYDAPFLPRARFAKVKQVTAQNGQEAGRELYAMQCLACHSVGGPFKDIRAYTAHIDAPGLEAYLTGQGKLFTHMPPFLGSAEEKAALAAYLAQGINGQKPVAQKPVDVTPTAIDLPPFDAASAPYLLIGFNSLGVVATAGCDGSFSLGVPGNTLAAVLVKRDVMPEVVTQDVTVTYEAPEGFKHPAARSDFWKYAKEIIGKKLDADVSFTGLAPDGTMAAGDKLYSAAGIPVTPYPDKGGVDPYPVFTLTAKDAKTGETLAVTKALAPASTEMRCFTCHGGAFAVDGVTGVSADTAKGILAVHDKRNGTDLASRARAGAPVTCQGCHQSASPNAGIDSKGLPGLLSLSAAVHGFHASYLAGGDATACSNCHPTSPDGVTQAQRDNHAAAGIGCARCHGYMEDHALSLLAFEKAAGKPAAARLMAPLSPRSVAAVADVRPRAAWTQEPDCLTCHKDFTRPEAKASAFNTWTKDAAGLFRNRKEDTGNIPCAACHGSPHATFVAANGYGLDGNNIPAMQYMGFPGVVGSAKRCDVCHTVEMQGGDVHHPNMERE, from the coding sequence ATGGAATACCCCGTCTGGCAACTGTCCGCCTTCGGTGGCGGCTTCTGGATCATCGTCATTGCCGTGCTCCACGTCTACGTGGCCCATTTCGCCGTGGGCGGCGGCCTGTTCCTGGTCCTGACCGAACGCAAGGCCCGCCGGCTCGGCTCCAAACCCCTGCTTGACTACCTGCACCGCCACACCCGCTTCTTCCTGCTTTTGACCATGGTCTTCGGCGGGCTTTCGGGCGTGGGCATCTGGCTGACCATTTCCGTCCTCTCCCCCCAGGCGACGCTGACCCTGGTGCGCACCTTCGCCTGGGGCTGGGCCACGGAGTGGGCGTTTTTCGCCGGCGAGATCGCGGCCCTGCTCGTTTACTACTACGGCTTCGACCGCCTGGACGCGAAGACCCACCTGCGCGTGGGCTGGCTCTATTTCCTCTTCGCCTTCCTGTCGCTTTTCACGGTCAACGGCATCATCGGCTTCATGCTCACCCCGGGCGACTGGCCGGTGACGCATGACTTCTGGGACGGCTTTTTCAACCCCACCTTCTGGCCGTCCCTGGTGCTGCGCTCTGCCCTGGCCTTGCTGCTGGCCGGGCTGTTCGGCTTCGCCACGGCGCTGGGCATCCCGGACGCCAAGGCCCGGGAGACCATGCTGCGCGGCGCCTGCCGCTGGGTGGTGGCCTGCGCCCCGGTGCTGCTGCTTTCGGGCTGGTGGTACGTGGGCGTGCTGCCCGAGGCGGTGCGGGACTTCGTGCTGCGCCGCTCGGGCGAGATCGCGGCCTGGCGCACGAGCTATCCCTTCCTGCTCGTGGCCCTGGCCGCCGGGGCCATGGCCCTGGTCACCGGGCTGCCGCTGCCCCTGCGCCGGGCCCTGACCGTCATCCTGCTCGTCCTCGGCCTGGGGCTCGTCGGCACCTTCGAGACCATCCGCGAGGCCGCCCGCAAGCCCTGGCTCGTCCACGGCCAGATCTGGTCCACGGACATCCGCCCCGGCCAGGCCGCGCCCTACGACGCGCCCTTCCTGCCCCGGGCGCGCTTTGCCAAGGTCAAGCAGGTCACGGCCCAAAACGGCCAGGAGGCCGGCCGCGAACTCTACGCCATGCAGTGCCTGGCCTGCCACAGCGTGGGCGGCCCGTTCAAGGACATCCGCGCCTACACCGCCCACATCGACGCCCCGGGCCTGGAGGCCTACCTCACCGGCCAGGGCAAGCTTTTTACCCACATGCCGCCCTTTCTCGGCAGCGCCGAGGAAAAGGCCGCCCTGGCCGCCTACCTGGCCCAGGGCATAAACGGCCAAAAGCCGGTAGCCCAAAAGCCCGTGGACGTGACCCCGACGGCGATCGACCTGCCGCCCTTCGACGCGGCCAGCGCGCCCTATCTGCTCATCGGCTTCAATTCCCTGGGCGTTGTGGCCACGGCCGGCTGCGACGGCTCGTTTTCCCTGGGCGTGCCCGGCAACACGCTGGCGGCCGTGCTGGTCAAGCGAGACGTCATGCCCGAGGTCGTCACCCAGGACGTCACCGTGACCTACGAGGCGCCCGAGGGCTTCAAGCACCCGGCGGCGCGCTCGGACTTCTGGAAGTATGCCAAGGAGATCATCGGCAAAAAGCTCGACGCCGACGTGTCGTTTACCGGGCTCGCCCCGGACGGAACCATGGCCGCCGGCGACAAGCTCTACAGTGCCGCCGGCATCCCCGTGACTCCCTATCCGGACAAGGGCGGGGTCGATCCCTACCCCGTGTTCACGCTGACGGCCAAGGACGCCAAGACCGGCGAAACCCTGGCCGTGACCAAGGCCCTGGCCCCGGCCTCCACGGAAATGCGTTGCTTCACCTGCCACGGCGGCGCCTTCGCCGTGGACGGGGTGACCGGCGTTTCCGCGGACACGGCCAAGGGGATTCTCGCCGTCCACGACAAGCGAAACGGCACCGACCTGGCTTCCCGGGCCAGGGCCGGCGCGCCCGTGACCTGCCAGGGCTGCCACCAAAGCGCCAGCCCCAACGCCGGTATCGACAGCAAGGGGCTGCCGGGCCTTTTGAGCCTGTCCGCCGCGGTCCACGGTTTCCACGCCTCCTACCTCGCCGGCGGGGACGCAACGGCCTGCTCCAACTGCCACCCGACCTCCCCGGACGGCGTGACCCAAGCCCAGCGCGACAACCATGCCGCCGCCGGCATCGGCTGCGCGCGCTGCCACGGGTACATGGAAGACCACGCCCTGTCGCTTTTGGCCTTCGAGAAGGCCGCCGGCAAGCCGGCCGCCGCCCGGCTCATGGCGCCGCTTTCGCCCCGAAGCGTGGCGGCCGTGGCCGACGTGCGGCCCCGGGCGGCCTGGACGCAGGAGCCCGACTGCCTGACCTGCCACAAGGACTTCACCCGGCCGGAGGCGAAGGCCTCGGCGTTTAACACCTGGACCAAGGACGCGGCCGGGCTTTTCCGCAACCGCAAGGAAGACACGGGCAACATCCCCTGCGCGGCCTGCCACGGCAGCCCCCATGCCACCTTCGTGGCCGCCAACGGCTATGGCCTCGACGGCAACAACATCCCGGCCATGCAGTACATGGGATTCCCGGGCGTCGTCGGCTCGGCCAAGCGCTGCGACGTCTGCCACACCGTGGAGATGCAGGGCGGCGACGTCCATCACCCGAATATGGAACGGGAGTAG
- a CDS encoding ubiquinone/menaquinone biosynthesis methyltransferase, whose amino-acid sequence MADLPVPGDSGRVAGMFGRVAGHYDLLNHLLSAGLDIAWRRAMVRGLLAPGLPSGPVLDLAAGTLDVSLLLSRQGRRDIVAVDPCLPMLARGRSKIPAGPGAAIHPVLGDGLALPLPDGALAGATIAFGIRNIRPRPAAFAELARVVKPGGRLMVLEFGTGKRRLWGGAYNFYLRNVLPRIGKLVSGDDEAYRYLAATIREFPDEATLATEMRRAGFRDVTYRAMTGGIVFLHAGVKAP is encoded by the coding sequence ATGGCTGATCTGCCCGTTCCCGGCGACTCGGGCCGGGTGGCCGGCATGTTCGGCCGGGTGGCCGGCCATTACGACCTGCTCAACCACCTGCTGTCGGCCGGGCTGGACATCGCCTGGCGCCGGGCCATGGTCCGGGGGCTGCTCGCCCCGGGGCTGCCGTCCGGGCCGGTCCTGGACCTGGCCGCCGGCACCCTGGACGTGTCGCTGCTGCTGTCGCGCCAGGGCCGGCGGGACATCGTGGCCGTGGACCCCTGCCTGCCCATGCTGGCCCGGGGCCGGTCCAAGATCCCGGCCGGACCGGGCGCGGCCATCCACCCCGTGCTCGGCGACGGGCTGGCCCTGCCGCTGCCCGACGGGGCCCTCGCCGGCGCCACCATCGCGTTTGGCATCCGCAACATCCGGCCCCGGCCGGCGGCCTTCGCGGAGCTCGCCCGGGTGGTCAAACCCGGCGGCCGGCTGATGGTGCTGGAATTCGGCACGGGCAAGCGCCGGCTGTGGGGCGGGGCCTACAACTTCTACCTGCGAAACGTGCTGCCCCGAATCGGCAAGCTGGTCTCGGGCGACGACGAGGCCTACCGCTACCTGGCCGCAACGATCCGGGAATTCCCCGACGAGGCGACCCTGGCCACGGAGATGCGCCGGGCCGGCTTTCGGGACGTGACCTACCGGGCCATGACCGGGGGGATCGTCTTCCTGCACGCCGGGGTCAAGGCCCCATAA
- a CDS encoding DUF2065 domain-containing protein: MHFDWKLFLTALGLAFILEGLPYFLAAEKMPTVLRALSERRPRELRTLGMTAMLAGLALLFILRAMG; this comes from the coding sequence ATGCACTTCGACTGGAAGCTTTTTCTCACGGCCCTGGGCCTGGCCTTCATTCTCGAGGGGCTGCCGTATTTCCTGGCGGCCGAAAAAATGCCCACGGTCCTGCGCGCCCTGTCCGAGCGCCGGCCCCGCGAACTGCGGACCCTGGGCATGACGGCCATGCTGGCCGGCCTGGCGCTCCTCTTCATCCTGCGCGCCATGGGCTGA
- a CDS encoding nucleotide sugar dehydrogenase, with the protein MIQFEDIRAKNAPMAVIGLGYVGLPLAVALARHFDVVGFDIKPERIEELRAGRDNTLEVDPADLAAVSIRYTAEAADLAPCKLFIVAVPTPINANRVPDLGPLVGASRLLAGYLSDGCVVVYESTVYPGLTEEVCQPLLEKGSGLCAGKDFFLGYSPERINPGDKVHTLQTVVKIVSGQTPEVTDLLADVYGTVVTAGIHKAPSIKVAEAAKVIENTQRDINIALMNELSLICERLDIDTVEVLRAAETKWNFLPFRPGLVGGHCIGVDPYYLLYKAQSLNLHPQVIPAGRRINDSIGKHIAEATVKMLIRSECRASCARVGVLGLTFKENVPDLRNTKVVDIVRELCEFRIRVLVHDPMADPEEAREEYNLTLAPREELRELDALIVAVAHDAFKALTLAELATWFRPSAEPILVDVKGLYHRQAAEAAGFRYWRL; encoded by the coding sequence TTGATCCAATTCGAGGACATCCGCGCGAAAAACGCGCCCATGGCCGTCATCGGCCTCGGCTATGTCGGCCTGCCCCTGGCCGTGGCCCTGGCCCGGCACTTCGACGTGGTCGGCTTCGACATCAAGCCCGAGCGTATCGAAGAACTGCGAGCGGGCCGCGACAACACCCTGGAAGTCGACCCGGCCGACCTGGCCGCCGTCTCCATCCGCTACACCGCCGAGGCGGCCGACCTCGCCCCGTGCAAGCTCTTCATCGTGGCCGTGCCCACGCCGATAAACGCCAACCGCGTGCCGGACCTCGGCCCCCTGGTCGGGGCCTCGCGGCTTCTCGCCGGCTATTTGAGCGACGGCTGCGTGGTGGTCTACGAATCCACGGTCTACCCCGGGCTCACCGAGGAAGTCTGCCAGCCCCTGCTGGAAAAAGGCTCGGGACTGTGCGCCGGCAAGGATTTCTTCCTCGGCTACTCCCCGGAGCGCATCAACCCCGGCGACAAGGTCCACACGCTGCAGACCGTGGTGAAAATCGTCTCCGGCCAGACCCCGGAAGTCACGGACCTGCTGGCCGACGTCTACGGCACGGTGGTTACGGCCGGCATCCACAAGGCCCCGTCCATCAAGGTGGCCGAGGCGGCGAAGGTCATCGAAAACACCCAGCGCGACATCAACATCGCGCTGATGAACGAGTTGTCGCTTATCTGCGAACGCCTGGACATCGACACCGTCGAGGTGCTGCGCGCGGCCGAGACCAAGTGGAACTTCCTGCCCTTCCGCCCCGGCCTGGTCGGCGGCCACTGCATCGGCGTGGACCCCTACTACCTGCTGTACAAGGCCCAGAGCCTCAACCTGCACCCGCAGGTCATCCCGGCCGGCCGGCGCATCAACGACTCCATCGGCAAGCACATCGCCGAGGCCACGGTCAAGATGCTCATCCGTTCGGAGTGCCGGGCCTCGTGCGCCCGGGTCGGGGTGCTTGGGCTGACGTTCAAGGAAAACGTGCCGGACCTGCGCAACACCAAGGTCGTGGATATCGTGCGCGAACTGTGCGAGTTCCGCATCCGGGTCCTCGTCCACGACCCCATGGCCGATCCCGAGGAGGCCCGCGAGGAATACAACCTCACGCTGGCCCCGCGCGAGGAACTGCGCGAACTCGACGCGCTGATCGTGGCCGTGGCCCACGACGCCTTCAAGGCCCTCACCCTGGCCGAACTGGCGACCTGGTTCCGGCCCAGCGCCGAGCCCATCCTGGTGGACGTCAAGGGCCTCTACCACCGCCAGGCCGCCGAGGCCGCCGGCTTCCGCTACTGGCGGCTCTAG